Proteins encoded together in one bacterium window:
- a CDS encoding helix-turn-helix transcriptional regulator, which yields MEKAKKERLQKKGWKVGSADEFLDLTPEEAAYIELKYACTKYFKECRQKKHMTQVEAAKLLNSSQSRVAKMEAGDPTVSIDLLIRSLFALGATKKTLARVIEREDLRLAG from the coding sequence ATGGAAAAAGCGAAGAAGGAACGTCTGCAGAAAAAGGGGTGGAAGGTCGGTTCCGCAGATGAATTCCTCGACCTTACGCCAGAGGAGGCGGCATATATCGAGTTGAAGTATGCCTGCACCAAGTATTTCAAGGAATGCAGGCAAAAAAAGCATATGACGCAAGTCGAAGCGGCCAAATTGCTGAATTCGAGCCAGTCGCGTGTTGCCAAGATGGAGGCTGGAGATCCGACCGTTTCTATCGATCTGTTGATTCGTTCGCTGTTTGCTCTCGGAGCCACCAAGAAAACATTGGCTCGGGTGATCGAGAGAGAGGACCTTCGGTTGGCGGGTTGA